The following proteins are encoded in a genomic region of Saccharopolyspora antimicrobica:
- a CDS encoding multicopper oxidase family protein, whose protein sequence is MMGRRRFLGLTGGAGLVLAASLAGPQLLPRRTSAGAVLRSAVPLPAPFQLPLVIPPVLAPATRDGDADRYEITAREATAEILPGLRTPIWGYEGVFPGPTIESRRGRTAIVRHRNELPVPTVAHLHGGHTPPESDGYPTDLVLPARGWAHGHHGMHDPQAVITTGARDYTYPLDQRAALLWYHDHRMDFTGPAVYRGLAGLHVVRDDEEDALPLPRGDREIPLLITDRAFAADGSFDYPSLDPTLTTTPGVTDTYAAGVLGDVVLVNGVPWPVHEVSATRHRLRVLNASNARRYELALDPPPPDGPAFVQIGSDGGLLRSPIAHESITTASAERHDVIVDFGRYPVGTEVTLVNRLGTGPTAQVMRFRVARRAPEDSAIPARLSEVEPLRREQAVVTRDFSFRSGHHGDRRGWLIGGRPFDTGYVAARPRLGDVEIWRFVADLHHPIHLHLANFQVLSRGNREPRPLDAGWKDTVDLEPGEAVEVITRFENYRGRFVFHCHNAEHEDMGMMATFETV, encoded by the coding sequence ATGATGGGACGCCGCCGCTTCCTCGGGCTGACCGGCGGCGCCGGGCTCGTGCTCGCGGCGAGCCTGGCCGGCCCGCAGCTGCTGCCCCGCCGAACCTCGGCCGGCGCGGTGCTGCGCAGCGCGGTGCCGCTCCCCGCGCCGTTCCAGCTCCCGCTGGTGATCCCGCCCGTGCTGGCACCAGCCACGCGGGACGGCGATGCCGACCGCTACGAGATCACCGCGCGCGAAGCGACGGCGGAGATCCTGCCCGGCCTGCGCACGCCGATCTGGGGCTACGAAGGCGTTTTCCCCGGGCCCACCATCGAATCCCGGCGCGGCCGCACCGCGATCGTCCGCCACCGCAACGAGCTCCCGGTACCGACGGTGGCGCACCTGCACGGCGGCCACACCCCGCCCGAGTCCGACGGCTACCCGACCGACCTGGTCCTGCCGGCGCGCGGCTGGGCCCACGGCCACCACGGCATGCACGACCCGCAGGCGGTGATCACCACCGGCGCCCGCGACTACACCTATCCGCTGGACCAGCGCGCCGCGCTGCTCTGGTACCACGACCACCGGATGGACTTCACCGGCCCGGCCGTGTACCGGGGCCTGGCCGGGCTGCACGTCGTCCGCGACGACGAGGAGGACGCCCTCCCGCTCCCGCGCGGCGACCGCGAGATCCCGCTGCTGATCACCGACCGGGCCTTCGCCGCGGACGGCTCGTTCGACTACCCCTCGCTGGACCCGACGCTGACCACCACGCCCGGCGTGACCGACACCTACGCGGCAGGCGTGCTCGGCGACGTCGTCCTCGTCAACGGCGTGCCGTGGCCGGTGCACGAGGTGTCCGCGACCCGCCACCGGCTGCGCGTCCTCAACGCCTCCAACGCCCGGCGCTACGAGCTCGCCCTGGACCCGCCACCGCCGGACGGCCCGGCGTTCGTGCAGATCGGCTCGGACGGCGGTCTGCTGCGCTCACCCATCGCCCACGAGAGCATCACGACGGCCTCCGCGGAACGCCACGACGTGATCGTCGACTTCGGCCGCTACCCGGTGGGCACCGAGGTCACCCTGGTGAACCGGCTCGGCACCGGACCGACCGCGCAGGTGATGCGGTTCCGCGTCGCCCGCCGCGCACCCGAGGACTCCGCCATCCCGGCCCGGCTGTCCGAAGTGGAACCGCTGCGCCGCGAACAGGCCGTGGTGACCAGGGATTTCAGCTTCCGCAGCGGCCATCACGGCGACCGGCGGGGCTGGCTGATCGGCGGCAGGCCGTTCGACACGGGCTACGTGGCGGCCCGGCCGCGCCTCGGCGACGTCGAGATCTGGCGCTTCGTGGCGGACCTGCACCACCCGATCCACCTGCACCTGGCCAACTTCCAGGTCCTCTCCCGGGGCAACCGCGAACCGCGCCCCCTCGACGCGGGCTGGAAGGACACGGTCGACCTGGAGCCAGGTGAGGCGGTCGAGGTCATCACCCGCTTCGAGAACTACCGCGGCCGCTTCGTCTTCCACTGCCACAACGCCGAGCACGAGGACATGGGCATGATGGCCACCTTCGAAACCGTGTGA
- a CDS encoding LysR family transcriptional regulator: protein MDLLPLRYFQVVARHEHISRAAVELRVSQPSLSRTIARLEKELGVPLFDRQGRQIRLNSYGAAFLARVDRALRELDDGRQELSDTAGPVRGSVAVASETLLTLASSLPGFRTKYPDVDVRLYQSSGAVMQERLRRGEVDLGLASQRIDDPALETAEVLRDEVLLAVPTGHPLASRTSARITDLAGEPVVTTTGEFWLRQLLDRLFAAAGQCPNIVCEGNELGATAFLISMGLGVGFVPVMAARYDQAGVTFLRVEAPDCYRVLTFAWRRDAYLSVAAQRFRDHTTESLRSEARN, encoded by the coding sequence ATGGATCTGCTGCCGCTGCGCTACTTCCAGGTCGTCGCGCGCCACGAGCACATCAGCCGGGCCGCCGTCGAGCTGCGGGTGTCCCAGCCGTCGCTGTCGCGCACCATCGCGCGGCTGGAGAAGGAGCTCGGCGTGCCGCTGTTCGACCGGCAGGGCCGCCAGATCCGGTTGAACAGCTACGGCGCGGCCTTCCTGGCGCGGGTCGACCGGGCGCTGAGAGAGCTGGACGACGGCAGGCAGGAACTCTCCGACACGGCCGGGCCGGTGCGCGGCAGCGTCGCGGTCGCCTCCGAGACGCTGCTGACGCTGGCCTCGTCGCTGCCCGGCTTCCGGACCAAGTACCCGGACGTCGACGTGCGGCTCTACCAGTCGTCGGGCGCGGTGATGCAGGAGCGGCTGCGGCGCGGCGAAGTGGACCTCGGCCTGGCCTCGCAGCGGATCGACGATCCGGCGCTGGAGACGGCCGAGGTGCTGCGCGACGAGGTGCTGCTGGCGGTGCCGACCGGCCATCCGCTGGCGTCGCGGACGAGCGCGCGGATCACCGACCTCGCCGGTGAACCGGTCGTCACGACCACCGGCGAGTTCTGGCTGCGGCAGCTGCTCGACCGGCTGTTCGCCGCCGCAGGGCAGTGCCCGAACATCGTCTGCGAGGGCAACGAGCTGGGGGCGACCGCGTTCCTGATCAGCATGGGCCTGGGCGTTGGCTTCGTGCCGGTGATGGCCGCCAGGTACGACCAGGCGGGAGTGACGTTCCTGCGGGTCGAAGCGCCGGACTGCTACCGCGTCCTGACCTTCGCCTGGCGCCGCGACGCCTATCTCTCGGTCGCGGCGCAGCGCTTCCGCGACCACACCACCGAATCGCTCCGCAGCGAAGCCCGGAACTGA
- a CDS encoding beta-glucosidase H, with the protein MVDHDAAIAAALAELDLDAKARLLAGQGMWSLPALPEIGLAPLVMSDGPIGVRGVRWSASDPSIALPSPTALAATWDPELARRAGHLLAQEAQRKGVHVLLAPTVNLHRSPLGGRHFECYSEDPHLTGEIGTGYVRGVQEGGVGTTVKHFVANDAETERFTVDNIVGERALRELYLAPFEAIVKQARPWGVMAAYNSVNGPTMTEHARLQNEVLRGEWGFDGCIVSDWFAARHTARAIRGGLDIAMPGPRTVYGEALAAAVRAGEVEESLVDGAVRNVLRLAARVGALEGVPAAVPPEQRPDRIDGHALAREIAHRAFVLVRNENRALPLEPSADVAVIGRAARDARVLGGGSAQVFPDRVVSPLDGLRAALPDVTFAVGTEINDELTAAGTGFALRAVVRDADGRVLGEETLPNGMVQWHGDFPEGVRYDELHSVEITGTFTPQDSGPHTFGTKGLGGFELTVAGAVVFGGEHSADGRDPFDVFFEAPVPRAEVELTAGEAVEVSLVNVVPKITASLDSVAVGLAHRGPRRDAEELLDEAVAAARAAGTAIVVVATTDRVESEGFDRASLRLPGRQDELVRRVAAVNPNTVVVVNSGSPVEMPWRDDVAAILLSWFPGQEAGAALADVLLGVEEPGGRLPTTWPTRLADAPVTRVAPTDGELHYDEGVFIGYRAWQRAGTAPAYCFGHGLGYTDWHYESAELTAPEGPDELARLTVRVRNTGDRAGREVVQVYLAVPEADSVERPARRLAGFASVTAEPGATAEATVVLPRRAAEIWDESAGSWRLVPGTYTAETGHSLDDVRLHTPVDAA; encoded by the coding sequence GTGGTCGACCACGACGCAGCAATCGCGGCGGCACTCGCCGAACTCGACCTGGACGCCAAGGCCCGGCTGCTCGCGGGCCAGGGCATGTGGTCGTTGCCCGCGCTGCCCGAGATCGGCCTGGCACCGCTGGTGATGTCCGACGGGCCGATCGGCGTGCGCGGCGTGCGCTGGAGCGCGAGCGACCCCTCCATCGCCCTGCCCAGCCCCACCGCGCTGGCCGCCACCTGGGACCCGGAGCTGGCCCGGCGCGCCGGGCACCTGCTCGCCCAGGAAGCGCAGCGCAAGGGCGTGCACGTGCTGCTCGCGCCCACGGTGAACCTGCACCGCTCGCCGCTGGGCGGGCGGCACTTCGAGTGCTACTCCGAAGATCCGCACCTGACCGGCGAGATCGGCACCGGCTACGTGCGCGGCGTGCAGGAGGGCGGCGTCGGCACCACGGTGAAGCACTTCGTCGCCAACGACGCGGAGACCGAGCGCTTCACGGTCGACAACATCGTCGGTGAGCGGGCGCTGCGCGAGCTCTACCTGGCTCCGTTCGAGGCGATCGTCAAGCAGGCCCGCCCGTGGGGCGTGATGGCCGCCTACAACTCGGTGAACGGCCCGACGATGACCGAGCACGCCCGGCTGCAGAACGAAGTCCTGCGCGGCGAGTGGGGTTTCGACGGCTGCATCGTCTCCGACTGGTTCGCCGCCCGCCACACCGCGCGGGCCATCCGGGGCGGCCTGGACATCGCCATGCCCGGCCCCCGCACGGTCTACGGCGAGGCACTGGCCGCGGCGGTCCGCGCCGGCGAAGTCGAGGAATCCCTTGTGGACGGCGCGGTGCGCAACGTCCTGCGCCTGGCCGCCCGCGTCGGCGCGCTGGAGGGCGTACCGGCGGCGGTGCCGCCCGAGCAGCGACCCGACCGGATCGACGGGCACGCGCTCGCGCGGGAGATCGCCCACCGGGCTTTCGTCCTGGTCCGCAACGAGAACCGCGCACTGCCGCTCGAACCGTCGGCCGACGTCGCCGTGATCGGCCGCGCAGCGCGGGACGCCCGGGTGCTCGGCGGCGGTTCGGCCCAGGTGTTCCCCGACCGCGTCGTGTCGCCGCTCGACGGGCTGCGCGCCGCACTTCCCGACGTGACCTTCGCCGTCGGCACCGAGATCAACGACGAACTCACCGCCGCCGGAACGGGTTTCGCCCTGCGGGCCGTGGTGCGCGACGCGGACGGCCGGGTGCTCGGCGAGGAGACGCTGCCCAACGGGATGGTGCAGTGGCACGGCGACTTCCCCGAAGGCGTGCGCTACGACGAGCTGCACAGCGTCGAGATCACCGGCACGTTCACGCCGCAGGACAGCGGCCCGCACACCTTCGGCACCAAGGGGCTGGGCGGGTTCGAGCTCACCGTCGCCGGTGCGGTCGTCTTCGGCGGCGAGCACTCGGCGGACGGCCGCGATCCGTTCGACGTGTTCTTCGAGGCCCCGGTGCCGCGTGCCGAGGTCGAGCTCACCGCGGGCGAGGCGGTCGAGGTCAGCCTGGTCAACGTCGTTCCCAAGATCACCGCGTCGCTGGACTCGGTCGCGGTCGGCCTCGCCCACCGCGGCCCGCGGCGCGACGCCGAGGAACTCCTCGACGAGGCCGTCGCCGCCGCGCGGGCAGCCGGGACGGCGATCGTCGTGGTCGCCACGACCGACCGGGTGGAGAGCGAGGGCTTCGACCGCGCGAGCCTGCGGCTGCCCGGCAGGCAGGACGAGCTGGTGCGGCGGGTGGCGGCGGTGAACCCGAACACCGTGGTGGTGGTCAACTCGGGTTCGCCGGTGGAGATGCCGTGGCGGGACGACGTCGCGGCCATCCTGCTCAGCTGGTTCCCCGGGCAGGAGGCCGGTGCCGCGCTCGCCGACGTGCTGCTCGGCGTCGAGGAACCGGGCGGCCGGCTGCCCACCACCTGGCCGACCCGACTGGCGGACGCACCGGTCACCCGGGTGGCCCCGACCGACGGCGAACTGCACTACGACGAAGGCGTTTTCATCGGCTACCGGGCCTGGCAGCGAGCCGGAACCGCTCCGGCGTACTGCTTCGGCCACGGCCTCGGGTACACCGACTGGCACTACGAATCAGCCGAGCTGACCGCGCCGGAAGGGCCGGACGAGCTGGCCCGGCTCACCGTGCGCGTGCGCAACACCGGCGACCGCGCCGGACGCGAAGTGGTCCAGGTCTACCTCGCGGTCCCGGAGGCGGACTCCGTCGAACGTCCCGCCCGCCGCCTCGCCGGTTTCGCCTCCGTGACCGCAGAACCCGGCGCGACCGCCGAAGCCACCGTCGTGCTGCCCCGCCGCGCGGCCGAGATCTGGGACGAGAGCGCTGGCAGCTGGCGCCTGGTCCCGGGCACCTACACGGCGGAAACCGGCCACAGCCTCGACGACGTGCGCCTGCACACCCCCGTCGACGCGGCCTGA